Proteins encoded within one genomic window of Columba livia isolate bColLiv1 breed racing homer chromosome 1, bColLiv1.pat.W.v2, whole genome shotgun sequence:
- the BOC gene encoding brother of CDO isoform X4: MGVCRRDLAPAGAKAFRCVLLERAGAAAKKSRGFCSRASTASPEAAYGTLPWAPLPQDTPHGMAMTRGKKRPMSPISCLILAAASCFARLSESLQVTVQPASIVQKLGGLVSLGCVVDPPRVNLTWRLNGKELAGSDEVLGIHIERGKLVIAALNNRTVGRYQCIARVPEGVIASVPAVVTLANLKDFKFDGQHVIEVDEGNTAVIACDLPESHPKAQVRYSVKQEWLEASRDNYLIMPSGNLQIVNASQEDEGTYKCAAYNPVTQEVKTSVSSERLRVRRSTAEAARIIYPPEAQTIIVTKGQSLILECVASGIPPPRVSWAKDGSSVSAYNKTRFLLSNLLIDPTSEEDSGTYSCTADNGVGEAGAAFIFYNVQVFEPPEVTMELSQQIIPWGQSAKFTCEVRGNPQPSVMWLRNAVPLSASHRLRLSRKALRLVSVGPEDDGIYQCMAENEVGSAQAMVQLRTARPGATRNPGRDAQLGSAQPPTPPSRDSALKLPLDKAALPKPETTPLAASPQCAANGELVSPAEAPIILSSPRTSKTDSYDLVWRPRPDSRAPILYYVVKHRKVTNASDSWAVRDVPASQHRLTLTRLDPGSLYEVEMAAHNCAGEGQTAMVTFRTGRRPKPDIVASKEQQIQRDDPGTSTQSSNQPDNSRLSPPEAPDRPTISVASETSVYVTWIPRGNGGFPIQSFRVEYKKLKKLGDWVLATSDIPPSRLSVEIPGLEKGMSYKFRVRALNILGESEPSAASRPYVVSGYSNRVYERPVAGPYITFTDAINETTIMLKWMYIPASNNNTPIHGFYIYYRPTDSDNDSDYKKDVVEGDRYWHSISHLQPETSYDIKMQCFNEGGESEFSNVMICETKARKTLGLPGRLPPPTVAPQQRPPLSGGHSGLGTGAMVARSSDLPYLIVGVVLGSIVLLIVAFIPFCLWRAWSKQKQTIDMGFPGAGLLVSSCQYTMVPLRGISAPRANGHPYVNGQPYANGAHLNGICPSAGVGYASTKPRDYSPDEVPQSHEETNALLQARVLHNGNAQQDYQPSRLPNSRTEDSSFLYSLPDDSTHQLLQPQDDCPHLQEHFVGLHHPVMGSKVGGPSLDARRDPLFHQGSPCCLGLVPVEEVERLDCCQSRGDLHPQNPVIASLGQDLPRHLNSSPPPLRPLETHSPTS, translated from the exons GTGAatctctgcaggtgacagtgcAACCTGCCTCCATTGTCCAAAAGCTCGGGGGCCTAGTCAGCCTGGGGTGTGTGGTGGATCCCCCCAGAGTGAACCTCACATGGAGACTGAACGGGAAAGAGTTGGCTGGATCGGACGAGGTGCTGGGTATCCACATCGAGCGAGGGAAACTTGTCATCGCAGCTCTCAACAACCGCACGGTGGGGCGATACCAGTGCATCGCTCGAGTTCCCGAAGGAGTCATTGCCAGTGTCCCCGCAGTGGTCACATTAGCTA ATCTCAAAGATTTCAAGTTTGATGGCCAGCATGTGATCGAGGTGGATGAAGGGAACACGGCCGTGATCGCCTGCGACCTGCCCGAAAGTCACCCCAAGGCTCAGGTCCGCTACAGCGTGAAGCAGGAGTGGCTAGAGGCCTCCCGAG ACAATTACCTTATCATGCCATCCGGGAACCTTCAGATTGTCAATGCCAGCCAAGAGGATGAGGGGACTTACAAATGTGCTGCCTACAACCCTGTGACGCAGGAGGTGAAAACCTCTGTCTCCAGTGAGAGGCTCCGTGTGAGAC gttccacagcagaggcagccCGGATAATCTACCCCCCCGAAGCTCAGACCATCATTGTCACCAAGGGCCAAAGCCTCATCCTAGAGTGTGTGGCCAGTGGGATCCCCCCGCCCCGGGTCAGCTGGGCCAAGGATGGCTCCAGTGTCTCTGCATACAACAAGACGCGCTTCCTGCTCAGCAACCTCCTGATTGACCCCACCAGTGAGGAAGACTCGGGCACCTACAGCTGCACAGCCGACAACGGGGTtggggaggctggagctgcaTTCATCTTCTACAACGTGCAGGTGTTTG AGCCACCGGAGGTCACCATGGAGCTGTCCCAGCAGATCATTCCCTGGGGCCAGAGCGCCAAGTTCACCTGTGAGGTGCGAGGGAACCCCCAGCCCTCCGTCATGTGGCTGCGCAACGCTGTCCCCCTCTCCGCCAGCCATCGGCTGCGGCTGTCCCGCAAGGCACTGCGGCTGGTCAGCGTGGGGCCCGAGGATGACGGTATATACCAGTGCATGGCGGAGAACGAGGTCGGCAGCGCGCAAGCCATGGTGCAACTGAGGACAGCCAGGCCAG GAGCTACACGCAACCCTGGGCGAGATGCCCAGCTGGGCTCGGCTCAGCCTCCAACACCACCTTCCAGGGACAGTGCCTTAAAGCTGCCTCTGGATAAAGCTGCACTGCCAAAGCCTGAGACAACCCCGCTGGCAGCATCTCCACAGTGTGCAGCCAACGGTGAGCTGGTGTCTCCAGCTGAGGCCCCCATCATCCTCAGTTCTCCCCGGACATCCAAGACAGACAGCTACGATCTGGTGTGGAGACCCCGGCCTGACAGCAGAGCCCCCATCCTCTATTACGTGGTGAAGCATCGCAAG GTCACCAACGCCTCGGACAGCTGGGCAGTGAGGGACGTCCCAGCCTCGCAGCACCGCCTGACCCTCACCAGGCTGGACCCTGGGAGCCTTTACGAGGTGGAGATGGCCGCTCACAACTGTGCCGGCGAGGGACAGACGGCCATGGTGACCTTCCGGACTG GCCGGCGCCCAAAACCAGATATTGTTGCCAGCAAAGAGCAGCAAATCCAGAGGGACGACCCAGGCACGAGCACTCAGAGCAGTAACCAGCCTGACAACAGCCGTCTGTCCC CTCCAGAGGCACCAGACCGTCCAACCATCTCTGTGGCATCAGAGACTTCTGTGTATGTGACTTGGATCCCCCGTGGGAATGGTGGGTTCCCCATCCAGTCTTTCCGTGTCGAATataagaaactgaagaagttGGGAGACTGGGTCCTGGCCACCAGTGATATTCCTCCCTCTCGCCTCTCTGTTGAAATCCCAGGCCTGGAGAAAG GCATGTCCTACAAATTCCGTGTCCGAGCACTGAACATCCTGGGAGAGAGTGAGCCCAGTGCGGCGTCTCGGCCATATGTGGTGTCTGGGTACAGCAACCGAGTCTACGAGCGCCCTGTGGCCGGGCCATACATCACCTTCACAGATGCCATCAATGAGACCACCATCATGCTGAAGTGGATG TATATCCCAGCCAGCAACAACAACACTCCCATCCACGGTTTTTACATCTACTACCGTCCCACTGACAGTGACAACGACAGCGACTACAAGAAGGATGTGGTGGAAG GAGATCGGTACTGGCATTCCATCAGCCACCTGCAGCCAGAAACCTCCTATGACATTAAGATGCAGTGCTTCAACGAGGGTGGTGAAAGCGAGTTCAGCAACGTGATGATCTGTGAAACGAAAG CTCGGAAGACTCTTGGTTTGCCTGGTCGTCTCCCACCCCCCACAGTGGCCCCCCAGCAGCGTCCCCCACTCAGTGGTGGGCACAGTGGCCTGGGGACAGGAGCCATGGTGGCCCGTTCCAGCGACCTGCCATACTTGATTGTAGGTGTTGTGCTGGGCTCTATCGTACTCCTCATTGTGGCTTTcatccccttttgcctttggaGAGCCTGGTCCAAGCAGA aGCAAACCATTGACATGGGCttcccaggagctgggctgctggTATCGTCCTGCCAGTACACCATGGTGCCTCTGAGGGGCATCTCTGCTCCTCGTGCCAATGGCCACCCCTATGTTAACGGGCAGCCCTATGCTAATGGGGCACATCTGAATGGCATCTGCCCTTCTGCAGGAGTGGGATATGCAAGCACCAAGCCCCGAGATTACAGTCCAGATGAAGTCCCGCAG TCACACGAGGAGACCAACGCCTTGCTGCAGGCGAGAGTGCTGCACAACGGGAATGCCCAGCAAGACTACCAGCCCTCCAG ATTGCCTAACTCGAGAACAGAAGACAGCTCTTTCCTCTACAGTCTCCCAGATGACTCCACTCACCAGCTTCTTCAGCCACAAGATGACTGTCCTCACCTTCAAGAGCACTTTGTTGGCCTCCATCATCCAGTGATGGGCAGCAAAGTGGGAGGCCCTAGCCTGGATGCTCGACGAGATCCTCTGTTCCACCAAG GAAGCCCTTGCTGCCTAGGCCTAGTGCCAGTTGAAGAGGTAGAAAGACTAGATTGCTGCCAATCCAGAGGAGATCTCCATCCCCAGAATCCAGTGATCGCATCTTTGGGTCAGGACCTACCAAGACATCTGAACAGCAGCCCGCCACCACTGAGGCCCTTAGAGACTCATTCTCCCACCAGCTAG
- the BOC gene encoding brother of CDO isoform X6, protein MAMTRGKKRPMSPISCLILAAASCFARLSESLQVTVQPASIVQKLGGLVSLGCVVDPPRVNLTWRLNGKELAGSDEVLGIHIERGKLVIAALNNRTVGRYQCIARVPEGVIASVPAVVTLANLKDFKFDGQHVIEVDEGNTAVIACDLPESHPKAQVRYSVKQEWLEASRDNYLIMPSGNLQIVNASQEDEGTYKCAAYNPVTQEVKTSVSSERLRVRRSTAEAARIIYPPEAQTIIVTKGQSLILECVASGIPPPRVSWAKDGSSVSAYNKTRFLLSNLLIDPTSEEDSGTYSCTADNGVGEAGAAFIFYNVQVFEPPEVTMELSQQIIPWGQSAKFTCEVRGNPQPSVMWLRNAVPLSASHRLRLSRKALRLVSVGPEDDGIYQCMAENEVGSAQAMVQLRTARPGATRNPGRDAQLGSAQPPTPPSRDSALKLPLDKAALPKPETTPLAASPQCAANGELVSPAEAPIILSSPRTSKTDSYDLVWRPRPDSRAPILYYVVKHRKVTNASDSWAVRDVPASQHRLTLTRLDPGSLYEVEMAAHNCAGEGQTAMVTFRTGKGRRPKPDIVASKEQQIQRDDPGTSTQSSNQPDNSRLSPPEAPDRPTISVASETSVYVTWIPRGNGGFPIQSFRVEYKKLKKLGDWVLATSDIPPSRLSVEIPGLEKGMSYKFRVRALNILGESEPSAASRPYVVSGYSNRVYERPVAGPYITFTDAINETTIMLKWMYIPASNNNTPIHGFYIYYRPTDSDNDSDYKKDVVEGDRYWHSISHLQPETSYDIKMQCFNEGGESEFSNVMICETKARKTLGLPGRLPPPTVAPQQRPPLSGGHSGLGTGAMVARSSDLPYLIVGVVLGSIVLLIVAFIPFCLWRAWSKQKQTIDMGFPGAGLLVSSCQYTMVPLRGISAPRANGHPYVNGQPYANGAHLNGICPSAGVGYASTKPRDYSPDEVPQSHEETNALLQARVLHNGNAQQDYQPSRLPNSRTEDSSFLYSLPDDSTHQLLQPQDDCPHLQEHFVGLHHPVMGSKVGGPSLDARRDPLFHQGSPCCLGLVPVEEVERLDCCQSRGDLHPQNPVIASLGQDLPRHLNSSPPPLRPLETHSPTS, encoded by the exons GTGAatctctgcaggtgacagtgcAACCTGCCTCCATTGTCCAAAAGCTCGGGGGCCTAGTCAGCCTGGGGTGTGTGGTGGATCCCCCCAGAGTGAACCTCACATGGAGACTGAACGGGAAAGAGTTGGCTGGATCGGACGAGGTGCTGGGTATCCACATCGAGCGAGGGAAACTTGTCATCGCAGCTCTCAACAACCGCACGGTGGGGCGATACCAGTGCATCGCTCGAGTTCCCGAAGGAGTCATTGCCAGTGTCCCCGCAGTGGTCACATTAGCTA ATCTCAAAGATTTCAAGTTTGATGGCCAGCATGTGATCGAGGTGGATGAAGGGAACACGGCCGTGATCGCCTGCGACCTGCCCGAAAGTCACCCCAAGGCTCAGGTCCGCTACAGCGTGAAGCAGGAGTGGCTAGAGGCCTCCCGAG ACAATTACCTTATCATGCCATCCGGGAACCTTCAGATTGTCAATGCCAGCCAAGAGGATGAGGGGACTTACAAATGTGCTGCCTACAACCCTGTGACGCAGGAGGTGAAAACCTCTGTCTCCAGTGAGAGGCTCCGTGTGAGAC gttccacagcagaggcagccCGGATAATCTACCCCCCCGAAGCTCAGACCATCATTGTCACCAAGGGCCAAAGCCTCATCCTAGAGTGTGTGGCCAGTGGGATCCCCCCGCCCCGGGTCAGCTGGGCCAAGGATGGCTCCAGTGTCTCTGCATACAACAAGACGCGCTTCCTGCTCAGCAACCTCCTGATTGACCCCACCAGTGAGGAAGACTCGGGCACCTACAGCTGCACAGCCGACAACGGGGTtggggaggctggagctgcaTTCATCTTCTACAACGTGCAGGTGTTTG AGCCACCGGAGGTCACCATGGAGCTGTCCCAGCAGATCATTCCCTGGGGCCAGAGCGCCAAGTTCACCTGTGAGGTGCGAGGGAACCCCCAGCCCTCCGTCATGTGGCTGCGCAACGCTGTCCCCCTCTCCGCCAGCCATCGGCTGCGGCTGTCCCGCAAGGCACTGCGGCTGGTCAGCGTGGGGCCCGAGGATGACGGTATATACCAGTGCATGGCGGAGAACGAGGTCGGCAGCGCGCAAGCCATGGTGCAACTGAGGACAGCCAGGCCAG GAGCTACACGCAACCCTGGGCGAGATGCCCAGCTGGGCTCGGCTCAGCCTCCAACACCACCTTCCAGGGACAGTGCCTTAAAGCTGCCTCTGGATAAAGCTGCACTGCCAAAGCCTGAGACAACCCCGCTGGCAGCATCTCCACAGTGTGCAGCCAACGGTGAGCTGGTGTCTCCAGCTGAGGCCCCCATCATCCTCAGTTCTCCCCGGACATCCAAGACAGACAGCTACGATCTGGTGTGGAGACCCCGGCCTGACAGCAGAGCCCCCATCCTCTATTACGTGGTGAAGCATCGCAAG GTCACCAACGCCTCGGACAGCTGGGCAGTGAGGGACGTCCCAGCCTCGCAGCACCGCCTGACCCTCACCAGGCTGGACCCTGGGAGCCTTTACGAGGTGGAGATGGCCGCTCACAACTGTGCCGGCGAGGGACAGACGGCCATGGTGACCTTCCGGACTGGTAAAG GCCGGCGCCCAAAACCAGATATTGTTGCCAGCAAAGAGCAGCAAATCCAGAGGGACGACCCAGGCACGAGCACTCAGAGCAGTAACCAGCCTGACAACAGCCGTCTGTCCC CTCCAGAGGCACCAGACCGTCCAACCATCTCTGTGGCATCAGAGACTTCTGTGTATGTGACTTGGATCCCCCGTGGGAATGGTGGGTTCCCCATCCAGTCTTTCCGTGTCGAATataagaaactgaagaagttGGGAGACTGGGTCCTGGCCACCAGTGATATTCCTCCCTCTCGCCTCTCTGTTGAAATCCCAGGCCTGGAGAAAG GCATGTCCTACAAATTCCGTGTCCGAGCACTGAACATCCTGGGAGAGAGTGAGCCCAGTGCGGCGTCTCGGCCATATGTGGTGTCTGGGTACAGCAACCGAGTCTACGAGCGCCCTGTGGCCGGGCCATACATCACCTTCACAGATGCCATCAATGAGACCACCATCATGCTGAAGTGGATG TATATCCCAGCCAGCAACAACAACACTCCCATCCACGGTTTTTACATCTACTACCGTCCCACTGACAGTGACAACGACAGCGACTACAAGAAGGATGTGGTGGAAG GAGATCGGTACTGGCATTCCATCAGCCACCTGCAGCCAGAAACCTCCTATGACATTAAGATGCAGTGCTTCAACGAGGGTGGTGAAAGCGAGTTCAGCAACGTGATGATCTGTGAAACGAAAG CTCGGAAGACTCTTGGTTTGCCTGGTCGTCTCCCACCCCCCACAGTGGCCCCCCAGCAGCGTCCCCCACTCAGTGGTGGGCACAGTGGCCTGGGGACAGGAGCCATGGTGGCCCGTTCCAGCGACCTGCCATACTTGATTGTAGGTGTTGTGCTGGGCTCTATCGTACTCCTCATTGTGGCTTTcatccccttttgcctttggaGAGCCTGGTCCAAGCAGA aGCAAACCATTGACATGGGCttcccaggagctgggctgctggTATCGTCCTGCCAGTACACCATGGTGCCTCTGAGGGGCATCTCTGCTCCTCGTGCCAATGGCCACCCCTATGTTAACGGGCAGCCCTATGCTAATGGGGCACATCTGAATGGCATCTGCCCTTCTGCAGGAGTGGGATATGCAAGCACCAAGCCCCGAGATTACAGTCCAGATGAAGTCCCGCAG TCACACGAGGAGACCAACGCCTTGCTGCAGGCGAGAGTGCTGCACAACGGGAATGCCCAGCAAGACTACCAGCCCTCCAG ATTGCCTAACTCGAGAACAGAAGACAGCTCTTTCCTCTACAGTCTCCCAGATGACTCCACTCACCAGCTTCTTCAGCCACAAGATGACTGTCCTCACCTTCAAGAGCACTTTGTTGGCCTCCATCATCCAGTGATGGGCAGCAAAGTGGGAGGCCCTAGCCTGGATGCTCGACGAGATCCTCTGTTCCACCAAG GAAGCCCTTGCTGCCTAGGCCTAGTGCCAGTTGAAGAGGTAGAAAGACTAGATTGCTGCCAATCCAGAGGAGATCTCCATCCCCAGAATCCAGTGATCGCATCTTTGGGTCAGGACCTACCAAGACATCTGAACAGCAGCCCGCCACCACTGAGGCCCTTAGAGACTCATTCTCCCACCAGCTAG
- the BOC gene encoding brother of CDO isoform X1: MGVCRRDLAPAGAKAFRCVLLERAGAAAKKSRGFCSRASTASPEAAYGTLPWAPLPQDTPHGMAMTRGKKRPMSPISCLILAAASCFARLSESLQVTVQPASIVQKLGGLVSLGCVVDPPRVNLTWRLNGKELAGSDEVLGIHIERGKLVIAALNNRTVGRYQCIARVPEGVIASVPAVVTLANLKDFKFDGQHVIEVDEGNTAVIACDLPESHPKAQVRYSVKQEWLEASRDNYLIMPSGNLQIVNASQEDEGTYKCAAYNPVTQEVKTSVSSERLRVRRSTAEAARIIYPPEAQTIIVTKGQSLILECVASGIPPPRVSWAKDGSSVSAYNKTRFLLSNLLIDPTSEEDSGTYSCTADNGVGEAGAAFIFYNVQVFEPPEVTMELSQQIIPWGQSAKFTCEVRGNPQPSVMWLRNAVPLSASHRLRLSRKALRLVSVGPEDDGIYQCMAENEVGSAQAMVQLRTARPGATRNPGRDAQLGSAQPPTPPSRDSALKLPLDKAALPKPETTPLAASPQCAANGELVSPAEAPIILSSPRTSKTDSYDLVWRPRPDSRAPILYYVVKHRKQVTNASDSWAVRDVPASQHRLTLTRLDPGSLYEVEMAAHNCAGEGQTAMVTFRTGKGRRPKPDIVASKEQQIQRDDPGTSTQSSNQPDNSRLSPPEAPDRPTISVASETSVYVTWIPRGNGGFPIQSFRVEYKKLKKLGDWVLATSDIPPSRLSVEIPGLEKGMSYKFRVRALNILGESEPSAASRPYVVSGYSNRVYERPVAGPYITFTDAINETTIMLKWMYIPASNNNTPIHGFYIYYRPTDSDNDSDYKKDVVEGDRYWHSISHLQPETSYDIKMQCFNEGGESEFSNVMICETKARKTLGLPGRLPPPTVAPQQRPPLSGGHSGLGTGAMVARSSDLPYLIVGVVLGSIVLLIVAFIPFCLWRAWSKQKQTIDMGFPGAGLLVSSCQYTMVPLRGISAPRANGHPYVNGQPYANGAHLNGICPSAGVGYASTKPRDYSPDEVPQSHEETNALLQARVLHNGNAQQDYQPSRLPNSRTEDSSFLYSLPDDSTHQLLQPQDDCPHLQEHFVGLHHPVMGSKVGGPSLDARRDPLFHQGSPCCLGLVPVEEVERLDCCQSRGDLHPQNPVIASLGQDLPRHLNSSPPPLRPLETHSPTS, from the exons GTGAatctctgcaggtgacagtgcAACCTGCCTCCATTGTCCAAAAGCTCGGGGGCCTAGTCAGCCTGGGGTGTGTGGTGGATCCCCCCAGAGTGAACCTCACATGGAGACTGAACGGGAAAGAGTTGGCTGGATCGGACGAGGTGCTGGGTATCCACATCGAGCGAGGGAAACTTGTCATCGCAGCTCTCAACAACCGCACGGTGGGGCGATACCAGTGCATCGCTCGAGTTCCCGAAGGAGTCATTGCCAGTGTCCCCGCAGTGGTCACATTAGCTA ATCTCAAAGATTTCAAGTTTGATGGCCAGCATGTGATCGAGGTGGATGAAGGGAACACGGCCGTGATCGCCTGCGACCTGCCCGAAAGTCACCCCAAGGCTCAGGTCCGCTACAGCGTGAAGCAGGAGTGGCTAGAGGCCTCCCGAG ACAATTACCTTATCATGCCATCCGGGAACCTTCAGATTGTCAATGCCAGCCAAGAGGATGAGGGGACTTACAAATGTGCTGCCTACAACCCTGTGACGCAGGAGGTGAAAACCTCTGTCTCCAGTGAGAGGCTCCGTGTGAGAC gttccacagcagaggcagccCGGATAATCTACCCCCCCGAAGCTCAGACCATCATTGTCACCAAGGGCCAAAGCCTCATCCTAGAGTGTGTGGCCAGTGGGATCCCCCCGCCCCGGGTCAGCTGGGCCAAGGATGGCTCCAGTGTCTCTGCATACAACAAGACGCGCTTCCTGCTCAGCAACCTCCTGATTGACCCCACCAGTGAGGAAGACTCGGGCACCTACAGCTGCACAGCCGACAACGGGGTtggggaggctggagctgcaTTCATCTTCTACAACGTGCAGGTGTTTG AGCCACCGGAGGTCACCATGGAGCTGTCCCAGCAGATCATTCCCTGGGGCCAGAGCGCCAAGTTCACCTGTGAGGTGCGAGGGAACCCCCAGCCCTCCGTCATGTGGCTGCGCAACGCTGTCCCCCTCTCCGCCAGCCATCGGCTGCGGCTGTCCCGCAAGGCACTGCGGCTGGTCAGCGTGGGGCCCGAGGATGACGGTATATACCAGTGCATGGCGGAGAACGAGGTCGGCAGCGCGCAAGCCATGGTGCAACTGAGGACAGCCAGGCCAG GAGCTACACGCAACCCTGGGCGAGATGCCCAGCTGGGCTCGGCTCAGCCTCCAACACCACCTTCCAGGGACAGTGCCTTAAAGCTGCCTCTGGATAAAGCTGCACTGCCAAAGCCTGAGACAACCCCGCTGGCAGCATCTCCACAGTGTGCAGCCAACGGTGAGCTGGTGTCTCCAGCTGAGGCCCCCATCATCCTCAGTTCTCCCCGGACATCCAAGACAGACAGCTACGATCTGGTGTGGAGACCCCGGCCTGACAGCAGAGCCCCCATCCTCTATTACGTGGTGAAGCATCGCAAG CAGGTCACCAACGCCTCGGACAGCTGGGCAGTGAGGGACGTCCCAGCCTCGCAGCACCGCCTGACCCTCACCAGGCTGGACCCTGGGAGCCTTTACGAGGTGGAGATGGCCGCTCACAACTGTGCCGGCGAGGGACAGACGGCCATGGTGACCTTCCGGACTGGTAAAG GCCGGCGCCCAAAACCAGATATTGTTGCCAGCAAAGAGCAGCAAATCCAGAGGGACGACCCAGGCACGAGCACTCAGAGCAGTAACCAGCCTGACAACAGCCGTCTGTCCC CTCCAGAGGCACCAGACCGTCCAACCATCTCTGTGGCATCAGAGACTTCTGTGTATGTGACTTGGATCCCCCGTGGGAATGGTGGGTTCCCCATCCAGTCTTTCCGTGTCGAATataagaaactgaagaagttGGGAGACTGGGTCCTGGCCACCAGTGATATTCCTCCCTCTCGCCTCTCTGTTGAAATCCCAGGCCTGGAGAAAG GCATGTCCTACAAATTCCGTGTCCGAGCACTGAACATCCTGGGAGAGAGTGAGCCCAGTGCGGCGTCTCGGCCATATGTGGTGTCTGGGTACAGCAACCGAGTCTACGAGCGCCCTGTGGCCGGGCCATACATCACCTTCACAGATGCCATCAATGAGACCACCATCATGCTGAAGTGGATG TATATCCCAGCCAGCAACAACAACACTCCCATCCACGGTTTTTACATCTACTACCGTCCCACTGACAGTGACAACGACAGCGACTACAAGAAGGATGTGGTGGAAG GAGATCGGTACTGGCATTCCATCAGCCACCTGCAGCCAGAAACCTCCTATGACATTAAGATGCAGTGCTTCAACGAGGGTGGTGAAAGCGAGTTCAGCAACGTGATGATCTGTGAAACGAAAG CTCGGAAGACTCTTGGTTTGCCTGGTCGTCTCCCACCCCCCACAGTGGCCCCCCAGCAGCGTCCCCCACTCAGTGGTGGGCACAGTGGCCTGGGGACAGGAGCCATGGTGGCCCGTTCCAGCGACCTGCCATACTTGATTGTAGGTGTTGTGCTGGGCTCTATCGTACTCCTCATTGTGGCTTTcatccccttttgcctttggaGAGCCTGGTCCAAGCAGA aGCAAACCATTGACATGGGCttcccaggagctgggctgctggTATCGTCCTGCCAGTACACCATGGTGCCTCTGAGGGGCATCTCTGCTCCTCGTGCCAATGGCCACCCCTATGTTAACGGGCAGCCCTATGCTAATGGGGCACATCTGAATGGCATCTGCCCTTCTGCAGGAGTGGGATATGCAAGCACCAAGCCCCGAGATTACAGTCCAGATGAAGTCCCGCAG TCACACGAGGAGACCAACGCCTTGCTGCAGGCGAGAGTGCTGCACAACGGGAATGCCCAGCAAGACTACCAGCCCTCCAG ATTGCCTAACTCGAGAACAGAAGACAGCTCTTTCCTCTACAGTCTCCCAGATGACTCCACTCACCAGCTTCTTCAGCCACAAGATGACTGTCCTCACCTTCAAGAGCACTTTGTTGGCCTCCATCATCCAGTGATGGGCAGCAAAGTGGGAGGCCCTAGCCTGGATGCTCGACGAGATCCTCTGTTCCACCAAG GAAGCCCTTGCTGCCTAGGCCTAGTGCCAGTTGAAGAGGTAGAAAGACTAGATTGCTGCCAATCCAGAGGAGATCTCCATCCCCAGAATCCAGTGATCGCATCTTTGGGTCAGGACCTACCAAGACATCTGAACAGCAGCCCGCCACCACTGAGGCCCTTAGAGACTCATTCTCCCACCAGCTAG